The Bacillota bacterium genomic interval GTATATGATACAAGTGGTAATGATATAGGACATGTAAAGGATTGTGTACAATGTCATGACAGGAAAGATTCCGGATTTCATGTTTGGTCAGACTGGTATAATGCAGGTGCTATAGGTGAACAACGTCATTGTACGGTTTGTCAGCTTTCAACTGAAACTCGGCCACATGATTTTGATGTATATTGGTTATATGGGCAACCACCTACTTGCTTATATGAGGGGATTAAAGTATACGACTGTAAAAACTGCTTATACGAATATCAGGAAATTGTTCCTGCACTGGGACATGATTGGCAGTGGATAACATACAATAGCTACAAAAACTCATCTACCTGCCCATATCGGCGATATTGGGAAGATGAAAGATGTACAAGATGTGGAATATGGCACTGGGTAGATAGATATTATAAGGTTTCAGAGAACCATTCTTGCGCTTGGTTTTAATCCAGGCATATATAGTATTTTCGGATATTTGGTGGCGTCTAGCTACCAGGGATACGTTACCAACCTCCTGGCACTCAGCCAAAATTTGCTCTTTAAATTCTTCGATGTACTGCCTCATTAACCTCACCCCCTAAAGTTATTATAGTTCTTACACGGAAATTTTCCAAATCCTTTAGGAGCCAACTAGGCTACATCTCAATTTTCAGGACAAGAGTTATCTGCATTAATTCCTGCTTTGATTTATGCTTTTTTACAAACTGGCTTTTCGGAAGAGTTGTTTTTCAGAGTTTTTTTAACCAAAAGGCTGATACACAAGTTTGGCTTTCAGGTGGGAAATATAGTACAAGGTTTACTGTTTGGACTTATGCATGGTATAATGTTTATATCAAAAGCGGGAGTATCTGGTGAGTTTATTATTATTTATTTTACTGACTGGTATGGTGGGTTGGTTAATGGGTTGGATAAATGAAAAACAATCAAACAGGTCTATTATTTCAAGTTGGTTACTTCATGGTTGTGCTAACACTTTAGCATCCGTTATAGCGATGTTTAATATTCTTTAGATATACCTTATAAAGAGTATATCTTTCAGTTGTTAAACCGTATTTTACAATGTGTCGTAAAAGTAGAATAATGCAAAGTAAGGATAATTTGCATTAGCTTCGATAAAGCTTGACTAGCACCTTGGGGGATAGCTTATTATGAAGGTGGAGGTGTTTAGAAATGTTAATTAAAGAAGTGTGCAAAATAACAGGACTTACCAGAAAAGCGATAGAATATTATGAAGAAAAGGGGTTAATTGCTCCTAGAATTGAAGACAACGGATATCGTAATTTTAGCAAAGAAGATGTTAAAAGGCTTAAAGAGATATCTCTATTGAGAAAACTAGGTTTAAACATAGCAGAGATACGTAGTGTTTTGGATGGAGAAAATAAAAGGGCAAATCTAGCTAAAATCAAATACCAAAAAGATTTAGAATTACAAAAGGACAAGAGAAAACAAGAGTTATTGAATCAGTTGATTGAAGGGAAAAATCTTGATGAAATTATCCATCAAATTGAGCATCTTGATAAGCAGCAAACAATCATGGAAAAATTATTAAACGCTTTTCCTGG includes:
- a CDS encoding transposase yields the protein MRQYIEEFKEQILAECQEVGNVSLVARRHQISENTIYAWIKTKRKNGSLKPYNIYLPSAIFHILYIFHLPNIADMGR
- a CDS encoding CPBP family intramembrane metalloprotease, with product MIYAFLQTGFSEELFFRVFLTKRLIHKFGFQVGNIVQGLLFGLMHGIMFISKAGVSGEFIIIYFTDWYGGLVNGLDK